The Sphingomonas alpina genome has a segment encoding these proteins:
- a CDS encoding GyrI-like domain-containing protein: MEKTDIKKAWKAFYSAPVDKFSIIDLPGLSYLMIDGAGDPNTATLYKEAVEALYTASYTLKFLCKDVLKRDYVVPPLEGLWWAEDMTDFVARRKERWLWTMMILVPEFVERPLADRAIATALRKKELRALSKVRFDTLEEGKVVQTLHLGSYDEEGPILRTMHESFLPESGLIAVGRHHEIYLSDPRKVSADKLKTILRQPVALASDQPSGAPPLNG; this comes from the coding sequence ATGGAAAAGACCGACATAAAGAAGGCTTGGAAAGCGTTCTACAGTGCTCCGGTGGACAAGTTTTCCATCATTGACCTGCCTGGGCTTAGCTATTTGATGATTGATGGCGCAGGCGACCCGAACACCGCGACCTTGTACAAGGAGGCGGTTGAAGCACTCTATACTGCGTCCTATACATTGAAGTTCCTGTGCAAGGACGTTTTGAAACGCGACTATGTCGTCCCCCCATTGGAGGGTCTCTGGTGGGCCGAGGACATGACCGATTTTGTGGCGCGCCGAAAAGAGCGCTGGCTATGGACCATGATGATCCTCGTCCCCGAGTTCGTCGAGCGGCCCTTGGCAGACCGCGCCATTGCAACGGCGTTGCGCAAGAAAGAGCTGCGGGCACTCTCCAAGGTCCGGTTCGACACATTGGAGGAAGGGAAGGTCGTGCAAACCCTGCATCTCGGTTCTTACGATGAAGAAGGACCGATACTCCGGACAATGCATGAGAGCTTCTTGCCCGAAAGCGGATTGATCGCAGTTGGCCGCCATCATGAGATATATCTGAGCGATCCGCGCAAGGTGTCCGCCGACAAGTTGAAGACGATCCTGCGGCAGCCCGTAGCGCTTGCGAGTGACCAGCCCTCAGGCGCGCCACCTTTGAACGGTTGA